The genomic DNA AGTAGATTGGAATCATCGTGAACGGATTTGAGATATAAACTGCAACGAGTGCAGCAAAGCGGTTGAAGCGGAAAAACGGCTGCGTGAGAAAGGCAACGGCAAGCACTAACAACATTTGAATTCCAAAGGTCGGAGTCAGACCGATGAAAATTCCAATTGCAGTTCCCATCGCAATGGAATGGGGAGTGTCTTTGAGTTGCAGAATAGCATGCAACCATTGACGTGGATCGCACCACCAGATCAATCGCGATTGCCAGGACATCGAGAAATTCCCACTTGGGCAGCCATACTCGTCATCAAATGCGAACAATTGCGTCGAGAATAAATGTGGTCCATCAACACGTTGCGGGCAGGTTAACCTCGCTGGTGTTGTGGATACCGCGTCATCAGGATTCATCACCTGCTGCGTCACTCTGGCCTCTTGTTTCTTCGGTTGTCATCTCGACCAAATACTGTGATCGGTTCAATGATCGGGTTCAGTGATCGGTCGGAGCGAGTCGATTGATATTTTTCGCATCGACCCCAACCGGCTGCAAAATTTGCCGAATCGTTACTGATTCATCAACTTCGTGACAAGAGGCAGGACATCTTCCTGATAGGTAAACTCTGCGGGATCTTCGGGGTTTGGGAATTGCCCAGCAAGTTGCCCGTCTTTCCCATAAACGTACACGATGGGGATCGATCCCTGCTTGATTTTTTCGTTATAAACGATGTCAGAAGCGGTCGAACAAAGAATGTTTTGAAACGTAGCACCTTGCTTTTTCAGAACAGCCAGAACTGGCTTGGTGTACGTCTCGACCGGTTCATCATCAAAACCCTGATAGTCCAGTGAGATCGAGAGACACGCGACTTGATCCGAATGCTCTTTGTGAAGTTGGACAAGATTGGGGAACTCGACCAAGCAGGGGGCACAGTAAGTTGCCCAGACATCGACAACGACGATTTTGCCTTTGTGCTGCGAAATCAACTCCTGAGTTTGATCCCAACTCTTGATTTCAAGCTTCACTTCTTCAGCTTGACTTGTTGATGAATCAGAAGTTGTTGATGACTCTTCTGTTTGACCTGCCGGGGCTGGTGTCTCATTGGCGGGAGTTTCTGGCGTCACCGCGCCTCCAGCTTCGGGAACTTCGGGGTCGGGAGGCGTTCCAGGTTCTTGTGAACATCCTGCCGCGACCAGAAAAGGAACGAAGGCCAATAGAAGTAAGGTTGTTTTCAACATCTCATCAATCCATCGTGAAATTTTTGAAGTGATCACATCTTTTGAGTATTCGCTTGAGTGATCGCTCGTTCGTTTCCAAACGCCCATTTGGAAATTGGTCGTGCCCTGGATCTTCTGTTCTCGAAGTGGCTTGTTTTTTGCGGTTCAAGAGAACTTTCGTGCCGCCGTTCGGACGGCACTCTTCATTGATACTCTCAACTGTTGAGAGCTTCAATCACTTTTTGCCCCATTTCAATTGTTCCAAGTGAGACTTCTCCATCCTTTGCCAAGTCCTTGGTACGGTGACCTGCCGACAGAACAGCGTCGACTGCTGCTTCGATTGCTTTCGCTTCGTCGTCCAGGTTCAGCGAATGTCGGAGCAACATGGCAGCTGCCAAAATCGTAGCTAGTGGGTTCGCGATTCCAAGCCCTGCAATGTCTGGTGCCGATCCGTGGATCGGTTCGTAAAGTCCGGGGCCATCGCTTCCAAGGGAGGCACTCGGGAGGAGACCCATCGAGCCGGGAAGCATCGATCCTTCGTCGGTGAGGATATCGCCGAACATGTTGCCAGTCACCACCACATCGAATGTGGATGGGCGAGAAATCAGATGCATCGCCATCGCATCAACCAGGACAACATCGTATTTCAGGTCTGGAAACTCTTCTCGGACAACACGCTCAGCGACCTTGCGCCAAAGCCGCGATGCTTCCAGCACGTTTGCTTTATCGACAGATGTTAAATGTCCCGAGCGACCTTGAGCAGCTTTTGCAGCGACTCGAACGACTCGTTCGATTTCGTGCGTGCTGTAAACCATGGTACTGGTTGCGGTTTCGCTTCCATCGGCATTCTGTTCTAAGTTGGAATCGCCGAAGTAAATGCCCCCGGTCAGTTCTCGCACGAAGAAAATATCGGTTCCTTCCACAATTTCTCGACGGAGAGGAGAAGAATCGAGCAGGAACTCATGTGTGGTGATTGGACGCAAGTTTGCAAAAAGGCCTAACTCTTTGCGAATTTTCAGAAGTCCAGCCTCGGGACGAGTCTTGGCTGTGGGGTCATCCCACTTCGGGCCACCAACAGCACCAAGAAGAATCCCATCAGCGTTTCGGCATGCGTTCAGAGTTGCCTCGGGAAGCGGGTCTCCGAAATCATCAATCGCGTTTCCGCCAATCGGGTGTGATTCGAACTCGAACTTATGTCCAAACTTTTCAGCAACTTCGACAAGAATCTTACGACCTTCTTCAGTCACTTCCGGACCAATTCCATCACCGGGAAGAAGTACAATTTTTGCGTTCACGTTTCTCTGACTTTCAACTGCATTAGATACGACACTCAGTACATTTCCCAAGGATCGGGGATCCAACACCGGGTGAGCAACTCAGACAGGGAACTCATGTTCCCGCTCGTCTGACGCCATTCCGGGTTCCGATTTCCATTTTGCAGGAGATGTCGAGAGGAGATGGGCTAAGACCCCACACCAAAACTTTAACGGAGCAATCGATCATATTCCACCCGCATGCAAGTTCGAAAGCGACTACGGGGGAGTCTCTGAAAACTGAGAGACTTCAGTAATTCTGCTTCATTGTGATGAATCTTGCGATCAGATCGATCTACACGGCTGAATCATGACATGATCGGGCGCTGACAAATTCAAAAAACTTGCTGCCACGGTTGCTGGCAGCTCCTCTACGAACGGCTGGTGGTAGCAAAGCCAGCCATTCTTAAGGTTGTTTTTTACTGTCAATTTGGATGTTGCCGCTCTTCGGGACAAGGGAAGTGGTGAAGAAGAGTGGCGGAGGCTTTGCGAAGTCTCGGCGATGGAAGGTCGCGTGTTGAAAATCGTAGGTTCATTGTCTGTGAAATTCAGTTCGTGCCGATTGTTTCATGTTCAATAATTGTCGGGATTCCATCGACGAGGAGTTTCCGGTTTGCGGAAAACCCTGCGGAGCTTCACTGAAAAAGTTGCGTTTATTTAACAAAGACACGGTCGCAGAAGATGCTTTTTGACCGTGCGAAGTCTGTGAGCTATATGCAAAGAGTGGTTCTCGAGGTGGTGCGTGTCGCATTTCGCCGAGTGGGGATTCACTCGGACACGGAGCTTATTGGTATGTTGGCATCTGCCGTTGAAATTCCTGATCTCTACGAACAAAGTCGCAAGGAACTGGACCCCGGCTTTGATGGAGTCTGCCTGCGTCCTTTGTGGTCGACAGCAGGGCATGGGCCAATCACTTTGTTTCCGGGACGTTATACTGTCGGCTCCGATGAAAGTTGTGATTTTACATTTCCTGTTGCTGGGGTTGCTGGCCAACACTGCTTGATCGTCGTCGGGCGGAAACGCGCGATTTTGAAAGCCAGTTCTCAATTAACGTGGCTGAACGAAGGGGTAATTACCGAAGGCGAACTCAAAGCGGGGGATCGACTGGTCATTGGGCCGATTGAATTCGAAGTGGAAGTCCTGCACGCGGAACCAGCAGTCAGCAGCCAAGACGATTTTTCGCCACCGGACATCGATGAGCTGATCAGACACGCTGCTGAGCAACCTGGGAGCAATCAAAAGGACCGTCGAGAACAACTCGTTCAGGAAATGCTGACTGATGTCGAAGGGCTTCTCGATGTTTTCTTTCAAAAAGAAAAAGAATCGCATGCTCAGTTGACTGCGATGAACACGACTCTCGTAAATGCTCAACTCGAATTGGAGCAAGAGTTCAAACTTCTTGAGTTACAGCGGCAAGAAATTACGGAAAAGCAAAACGAGATTGTTTCAGAGCGTTCCCAGTTAGTGCCCATTGCGGATGCCACCGAGAAGTTACAGGGACTTCGGAAGGAACTTGAGACTCAGGCCGAGGAACTTTCTCAACGCGAAGTTGAACTGCTCAATCAAAAAGCGAGTCTCGCAAAGCAGGTTGAGGAGGTTAATGCTCAGAAAGAGAATCTTCAGGCCTCGCTCGAACGGGTTCAGATTGCTCAGCAAGAGTTAAAAGCATCCGCACAACAGACACAAGAGGAATCTCGTCTCCTCGAAAGTCGCACATCTGACCTCGCTCTTCTGGAACAAGAGGTTCAAGAGCAAAGAAATGCCGTTGAGAAACAACAGCACGAACTCAATGACCTTGCACAACACCTTGAATCTCGATCCGCGGAGATTCAAGCAGGTTTCGATGAGATCAGTGCGCAACAAGAGACATTGAAAGAGAAAGAGCAACAGCTCCAGATCAAAGAAAGCGAACTCCAGAAGAGTCAGGAGCAACTTGACGAACAGGCACAAAGCGTATCGAGCAGAATCGCTGATTTTGATCTGCAATTAGAAACTCTTCGAGAAGACCAAAAGACCGTTCAGGAGCAGCGAACGCAGTTTGAGTCGGAGAAGGAACTCTTCCAGCAGAGACAGGCATCGCTAGAGAAAGAGCTTGCAGCCAGAGATGATTCGTGTGCTGCGATTGTCCAGGAACTGGAGTTGAAAGCGTCTCAACTCGAAGCCGATCTTCAAGACCTGAATCGCCGTGAAGAGAAGCTCGATCTACAGCGACAGGAGCTTCAACTTGAAGCTGACCTGTTCGAAGAGCTTTCAGATGAATTCATTGAATCGCAGCGTGAACTCGAGCGCAAACATGATCAGCTCAATCAAGCTCGCGAAGATTTTGAAAAGCAGCGGCAACTCGAACTCAACGAACTTGCTGAACTCAAACAACAGGCAGCAACGGATCGGCAATTGCTCGACGAGCAATTTTCTCAGTTGAAGAATCTAAAGGCCGAACATGAGCAGGTTTCGCAGACGCTGCAAGCAGACCGACTGAGTCTTGTTCAGTTGGAGGAAGGGCTTCAACAACGCGAAGAAGAGCTTCGCAATGGACATGCTCTACTCGACGAGAAGACTCGTGCGGTTGAAGAGCAGCTCAGTGAGTTGCAAGCACATCGTGATCGGCTCACGGATGACGAGCAAGAACTTGCTCGACAGCAAGCGGAGCTCACGGCTGACCTCGAAGCAGCTGCTGAAAAACAAAACGAGTTCCTCAAACAGAACGAAATCCTCGCTGAGGAACAACGGTCACATCAAGAGCATTGTGAAGCGGTCGCTGCGCTGCATGAACAGTCGCGTTCAGAACTCGATCAACGAGAAGAGCATTTGCGAGTTGCACAGAAGCAACTGGAGTTGCTTTCGCTTTCCATCGAGGAACGAGAAGTTGCAGCAGATCTCCTCTTCGATGACTTGCAGGCTGAAAAGAAGGGGCTGGCAGAACTTGCTGCAGAACTCGAACTTCGTGAACAGGAAGTTCAGGATCAACATGGGCTTCTGGAGACCCAGGATTTCGAACTGAAAGAACAGCTTGAAGCTCAACGTGCGAAGCTGTCAGAGCAAGAGAATAGTCTTGTTCAGCAGAGAGAGGAACTGAAGCGAGAGTTCGAGAACCTGAAGGAACAGGTTGAGCGACTGGACGAGCAAAAGAAACAACTCGAAACAAGAGAGGAGCAACTGCGTTCAGAGGAAGAATCATTAGAAAAACGATCACTGGAAAAGCAGAAGGAGATCGAAGAGCAGACGAAGTCTCTCGCTCTTGAACAGCAGCTTCTGGAAGAACAGACTCAACAATTGAAGTCTCAAAGTTCTGAATATGCTCAGCGTCAGAAAGAAATCGAGGAAGAGCAGGGTGGCTTAGTCCTCTTTGAGAAGGTGCTCAAAGACCGTAAGCAAGATTTTCAGGGAGAGCAGGAACTCTTGCAATCCAGCTCTCTGGAACTGGAAGAGAAAACCAGGCAGTTGCAAGCGGCTCAATCTGAACTCGCCGCTAAAATCGAAAAGTTCAACCTTCAGAAAGCTGAACTTGAACTCGAAGCGGACATCCTTGAAGAGAGGAGTTCCGAACTCAACGAAAAACAAAACGAACTCATCAGTCGAGAAGAAGAGTTTCAGAATCGATGCCGAGAATTCGAGCAAAAACAAGCTGAGGAACAACCTAAGCTTCAGCGTCTCTCACGGGAACTCTCTGAAGAGCGAATCCGACTCGACGATCTGGCAGCACGATTGGAGTCGCAACAACAGGAGTTTCAGCGACAGAGTACGGAATTCAAACTGGATCAGTCCGTATTGTCAGAGTTCGAAGCTGAGCTCGAACAACGCGAAGCTGAACTGCATGCAGCATCGATTGAGCTCAAGGAACAGCAATCGGAACTCGCTTCTCAGACGGAGAAGTTCAACAACGAGCGACAAGAGCGGGAAGCACAACTGCTCGCAGCGGAAAAAGATCTGGAGCAACGCGAACTCCGGTTCGAGACAGACCAGAAACAGCATCAGGCACTTCTCACAGAGTACGAGAAGCTTGAAGCTGCACACTTCGAATTGCGTGATCAGGAACAGGTTCTCCTCAGTCAGATGGCCATCCTGAAATCAAGCGAAGAGGAACTCCGACTCAGTCTCTCCCAAGCCAAACGGGAGGAGGCACAGGAACTTGAGGATCGACAGGCTCAGCTCAATCAACAGCTTGAAGAGCTCAGGTCGCTGGAAAGTGAACTCGCTGAACGTGAGTCACAACTAAAATCACAACATCAAGTCGAACGCGATCAGCTTGAATCTCAAGTTCTTGAACTCTCAAGTCAGCTGGACAGAGTGATCGTTGAACGAAATGAATTACTGGAACAGGGGCAGCAGGTTGCCGAGCAACAGAGAAAGTATGAAAGCGAGAGCGCTGAACTTCAGGAACTTCAACAGTTGCTGGAAGAAAAACTGGAGTACTGCGAGTCGCGGATAAAAGAGACCGAATCGACACGCCAAAAGTTGTCCGGGCAATTTGAAGAACTTCGAGAACGTCAGCAAGGATTTCAACAACTCGAACTCGAACTTGAGGAAGAGAAAGCCTCAATTGAACAGGAGCGAAGTTCAATCGAAATCGCACGTGCCGATTTCGAACAAGACGTAGCGGAATTCGAAGATCTGCAAGAGCGTCTACTCTCTGACCTCAATCAAAGCGACTCGAAGCAAAACGATTCCACTCAAGATCTCGACCCGCAACCTCAAGAAGTGCAAGGAGAATTACAGGGAATTGCCAAAGACGGCGTTGATGAGGATGTCGATCACAAGATCGATGAGAAGGCGACTGACAGTGTTGGTGACGGTGTTAGTGGCAGTGTTCGTGACAAGATTAGTGGCAATGTTGTCAGTGACGACGCTGTAATAAGTGACAACGCGGAATTCAATCTGAATGTCGAACTGCACAACGAGGTGGCCTCAGAGGCAGTCGAAGGCGAAAGCTCCGCTGAGACAGGAGATGAGTCTGCCCCAATCGATGGTCTACGCTCGGAACTGGCAGAAATTTTTGGGATTCCACTGGGGGGGGAAACGCCTGCAGAAAAGTCGACCGCAGAGAACTCTTCGACGGGGATCACTGAAGAGATTGAGTTAGAGGTTGAGTCAGAGAGTGAAACACCTGAAATTTTGGAACTCGCAGAAGCCGGCCTCGAATTGCCCGAGTCACTCAAGGAAGAGGCGACCACACAGACTGACGAAAAGAGTGAAGCCTCAAATATCTCGGAATCGTTTGTTGAGGAATCTCGCACCCCAGACTTTTCCTCAGATGATGTCATTCAAAACTATATGAAGCAGCTTCTCGCCCGGAATTCAGCTGAAAAGTCTCAACCGAAAACATCTGAGGTCCTGGAAACTCCTGAGCAAGAGTTAAGCCCTTCAGCGACACAGTTAAAAACTCAGCCCGTTGAGCGAACCGAAGGTGAGGCATCCAATTCACGGAACACGAACTCACGTGAAGTTCGTGAGTCTGCTGCCATTCGAGCGAATCTGGACTCATTTCGAGAGTTGGCGAACCTCTCCGCACGTTCGGCAGTTGCGAAATCAACACTGAGTCGCGAGCGGACCTTTATAAAAATTTACGCAGCGTGTGCTGGCATCGGTTGGTTATGTACGTCATTCCTGTTAATGACCGAGCAATGGTCGTCATCAGAGCAGGGGCAAGCGACATTGTTAGCCAGTATGACCGGACTCGGGGCGATCTTTGCGACTGCAAAGATGTTCCGTTCGATGGTCAGGGCCAGATATTTCCTCGCTTTAGCCCCCGACAATGAGAATGACGGTGACAGTCTCAATGACAGCGACAGCGACAGCGACATTGACAGCGACAGCGACAGCGACAGCGACATTCACATTGACAACATTGGCAGCGAAGTTGAGATTGAGGCCCCATTGGCGGAGTCGTGATCTGCAACGAAACCGCCTCCGGACATGGGTAACGCTTCCAAACACATAAACCGCATCCAGAACTGTTCCAGTTTCTTGCGAACTGATCCTGAAACTTGAAGTTGCTTACTCAATCGTTGAGAAAAGCAGCTATCCCAGAGGTTTTCGGTCTGGTTTTTGATTGACCAGGATCTTCGCTGCATTCATATTGGGCTCGGTCAGTCATTTCTGAAAATTCCCTCTCTGCGAAAGATGACAACTGGTCTTTCTTGAATCGACACAATAACATACAGGCCAATTCAGGCGCTCAAGATGGTTTTCCCGTAGTGATCACCCATCAAGAGACAATTATTTTCTAGCTCGCTCAACATTGATGCAGAAATTGCCAAGAAGTCCGGCTCGGTCGCTGGAGTGGTTTCGAGAAAATTCCGTTGAGTGAGAGAAACTGGCACGCCCCCCTCAAACGACCAGAATCTGGCTGATCAATGACGCAGAAAATCTCCGGTAACATGATTGCAGACAGCAACGATCAGTACGCAATTGTTGTCTCACGCTTCAACGAACTGGTGACGAAGCGTCTGTTGGACGGGGCAGTAGATACCCTGAAACGACACGGCGCGTCCGCCGATTCGATCGTCGAGTGCTGGGTTCCGGGAGCCTATGAATTACCGATCATCGCTGAACGACTCGCAGCGAGTGGGAAGTACGCTGCTGTCATCACTTTAGGTGCGGTCATTCAGGGTGACACTGACCATCACGACTATATCAATCACGCAGTGGCGCAAGGCATCATGGATGCATCGCAGAAGAATGGGATTCCCGTCTTGTTTGGAGTCCTGACCTGCCGTACGATGGAACAAGCTTTAGACCGTGCAGGTGGTAAAGCCGGGAACAAGGGAGTTGAAGCGGCCTTGGCAGCAATTGAAACTGTTAATGTGCTCAAACAACTTTCCTGATTCGTCTGGCGCAACTTCCCGGGTAGGATTATCGTCTTCTCGTTGTACGTTTTGCGTGTATCCACCTGAGGTAAAAAGAGAGGTCGCAGCATTCTCGATTGAGATTGTCAATGAAAATTGTCCGTTGAGAACAGGGCCCGGCGCCGAGATTGATGGTTTCGCCTCTGGAGTCTTATTCAAGGCTGCGGTTTCCAGAACGACACAAGCAACGACAGCAAATCCAATATTGGTCTTCACGTTCCGCCTCGTGGCGAGCGGTTTATGAAGTCGTGAATGCGACCTTCACGGGCACAACAGGCATTGCGATCGCTGCAGCGACTCGACCGCAATCAATTACACACCTATAGAGAGATTCATGGCTCGTCGAAGTAAATCACGTCAGGTTGCAGTGCAAATGCTGTATCAGGTGGACCTGAACCCGGATACAGAAGTCACTGAGATTAAAAAGATGATTGCCGAACGCATCAGCGATCAGCAACTGATCGATTTTGCGTGGAGCCTTTACGCAGGGGTTATGGAACACCGACAAGAACTCGACCTGAAGATCCAAAGCGTGGCCGCCAATTGGCGGCTGAATCGCATGGCAGCGACGGATCGGGCAGTCTTGCGTCTGGGAGCCTATGAAATCGTCAAAACAGAGACCCCACGCGGTGTCGCCATCGACGAAGCGATTGAACTCGCCAAAAAGTTCGGCGATGCCCAGTCTTCACAGTTTGTGAATGGAATTCTAGACAAAATCCATTCTGATTAGGGCATATTCAATGCTTCTCGCGCCTGTTGGGAGTCTTTTTCTCACGGGAAATCGCTCCGTTCCACGAGGCTGAACGCGAACATCATTTCAATAATGATGGCTCGGGAACACGAGTTCTGCCTCTTTGGGCTCAGCGTGTGTGCTGAGAGCCCCGTTTCTTTGCAGGGATAAAAAACAGAGAAGTCCTCTTTTCGCACAGATCGAAGTGACGAAATGTGGGATTTTGCTCATCAACCGGCTTTGCCGTGAGTGTTTTTTGATGCAACGCAGCATTTTTTCGAAGAATAATCGGAATAATCGTTATTTTCGTAAAGTTCTTCTCATGTCACGTCCTTCGAAGAGTCGAAAACGAAGATAGCTGGAGCTTGCGCGTCAAAATTGTTCCAGATATTTTCGAATCAGAATCATTGACTGAGTCGCGTTCAAACGGATTTGAATGCCTCGTGAGTTATCACGAATCAGTCGAACCGGGGTTTTGTTTAACTCAAACCTCAATGCGGCAGGGAGAATCACATGCGACGGAGTGCGTGCTTTCTAACAATCGTTGGTCTCAGCTTGAACAGTGTCGCTGCTCAAGACCTGTTTGGTCCCTCTGCTGTCCAACCAAAACCAGCTGGGAGAAGCCTCCAGTATTTCAATTCCGGCCAAAATAAGACACAAGAGCAAACGCAGAGTCAACGTTCTGCCGGGCTGAAGCAAGCTCCGCAACCGGTCACAATCTCTCCGGCCGCTCAGACTCCGAATTACTATTCGGAATTATTTGGCGATAAAGCTGAATTGAGCAACGCCGAATCGACCGAATCCCGCTCACGGCTCAAGCCAGTCATTACACCTCAGAATTCGAGCACAACATTTGCTCCACAAGGTGTGGTTCAAGCTGCTTTTGAGGAAGACAAAGAAGCGGCTAGCTCGCAAATTGAACAAGTGCGAGCTGAAGGCCGAGAGGCTCGACCGTTCCCTGGTGCTTCTCCAGTCGAAACTCCATCAAGCTTCGCTCCTGTTGCTCCTGTTGCTCCGCGAGTGCCTGTTGCAAACCCGAATCTTGCAAATCCGAGTGATGCAGTCTCTGGCCAGAAGACTTCACTGACAACACCGATCGCTGTTGAGTCCACCTCACCAGCAATGAGGGCACAAGCAGGCGAAACAGCTCCTGCGAATCGAGGGAACGTCACTTTCAGCCAACGATTTACCAAAGCTCCTCTCGCGGAACCGGTTCCAACTGTCACCACAATCGAAGCTTCCGGACCACAAACTCCGTCCGTGACAATTGAGTGGAAGCAGCAGTCAGCGATCAACGTTGGACAGGAATGCCAATGTGATCTGGTCGTGAAAAACTCCGGGAAAACCGATGCCTCTAGTGTCGAAGTGGAAGCATTTTTCCCAAACAACGTGAGACTTCTCGATGCCAACCCAAAGCCTTCGAAGAGCGAAACTTTCTTAGGCTGGCAATTTGCGACCCTCAAAGCGGGCGAAGAGCGAACTATTAAAATCAAGATGCTTCCTTTAGAACGAGGAAACATCGCCACACGAGCCAACGTTCGGTTCACAGGAACCGCAAGTAACGTTTTCACCGTGGCTGAACCTTTGCTGGCTGTGAAAGTACAAGGTCCACAACAAGTCATGATCGGCGAAAGTGCCCCTCATACTGTTGTGGTGACCAACCCGGGGAATGGGATTGCCTCGAACGTCCAAATCGAAGCTGTCATCCCCGACGGACTTGAACATGCTCGCGGAAAACGTTTGCTCATGGAGATCGGATCATTGAACCCGGGAGAATCTCGGAGCATCCGGCTTGCGATGGCTGCTGTCACCGGCGGAGAGCATCAAATTCAAGTACAGGCGAGAGCCGACGCAGGGTTGATTCAAAGAAGCGTTGCTGAAGTTTCTGTCATCGCTCCAAGTCTGAATGCCACGATCGATGGCCCTGGTCTTCGTTATCTGGGACGTCGGGGAGTCTTCTCTCTCACAGTCGCCAACGACGGAGCAGCGGCCACGAGCAATGTTCAACTGATGCACAAAGTCCCGGCTGGATTCGAGTTCATCAGTGCAGACAAAGGTGTTCAGTTTGATAAATCAACACGACTGTTGACCTGGTTCGTCGGTCGCCTTGAAAAAGGTGAGCAAAGCGAACTCAACGTCACGCTCTCTGCTAAGACACTCGGCGAACACAAGCACCTGGTTCGTGCAACTTCAGAGCACGGAAGCCTGGCAGATGCAGAATTCACGACACGGATTGAAGGAACCTCTTCCCTCTCTGTGGAAGTTGTCGACCTCGACGATCCTGTCGAAACCGGTACAGAAGCCATTTACGAAGTCCGCTTGAAGAACGAAGGCTCAGCCGCTGCCAAAGATGTTGGACTCGCTTGCGAGATGGCAACCGGAGTCAGCTTCGTAGGAGCGACTGGCCCAACACAGCACATTGCTGAACAACAAAACATTGTGTTCCGAACAATTCCAGAACTCGGCCCCGGGAAAGTGGCTGTCTACCGTGTCAGAGTCACTTCTCAAACATCCGGAAATGCTCGTTTCCGAGCCCGAGTCACCAGCGAATCGGTCGAAGAAGCACTCACCGCAGACGAGTTGACCAAGTTCTATGGTGAGTAAATTTCCTGCTGACCACACTCGCTGTGGTAGCTGACAGGTTGAGATCAATAGATCTGCACTCCGAGAAGCCGCGACTGAGGAATCAGTTGCGGCTTTTTTTATGCGCCGAGATCATTGCAGAATGACGAGAATTTGTAGATGCTGATGGGAATAACGAAATCCAAATTCAATCATTACGGACGGAATCACGCGCGGTGCGAGGAAGTCCATCGAGGGATCAGATGAAACCAATTCAAAAACTTTCAGCCATTGTCATCCTGCTCTGTCTGGGGACACTCACGAGTGTGGCATCTGCTCAGGACTGGACGCGATTTCGAGGACCGAACGGAGAGGGCAAAAGTGACCTGCAAGGTCTTCCGACTCAGTGGTCTCAGGATCAGTATGAATGGGTGATCGAACTTCCGGGCAAAGGGCATTCCTCACCGACTGTTGTGGATAATTTCTTGTTTCTGGCCACCGGCGAAGCGAACGGAAATCGAACGCTGCACTGCTTGAACGCGACCACTGGAAAAACGATCTGGAAGGATTCAATCAAACTCGAAGCGAATCACCTGCATCGCAAAAACAGCTACGCCTCGGGAACTCCAGCCGTGGGAGATGGTTTTGTGTATGTGGCCTTCGCGGATGAACAGCATTACGTGTTGCTGGCCTATAATTTCAAAGGAGAGCGTCAATGGTCACAAGACCTGGGGACATTCACCAGCTCCCACGGTCAAGGTGTTTCACCAATTGTGTACGACGGGAAGGTGATTGTTCCTTCGGATCAAGCAGGACCGAGCAAAGTCGTCGCCCTCGATGCCAAAACTGGAGAGCATGTTTGGACTTCCGAACGGAACTTTCGCAAAGCATCGTACGCCACTCCGATTATCATCAACGTGAATGGTGAGGACCAACTGGTCTGCTTGTGCGGAGCTTTGGGACTCACAGGACTCGACCCTCAAACCGGCAAGTCACTCTGGCAATCCGGTGAACTCCCGAAACGGACAGTCGCCTCACCGGTTTATGGGGATGGGCTGCTCTTCGCTACTTGTGGCTCAG from Thalassoglobus polymorphus includes the following:
- the ribH gene encoding 6,7-dimethyl-8-ribityllumazine synthase translates to MTQKISGNMIADSNDQYAIVVSRFNELVTKRLLDGAVDTLKRHGASADSIVECWVPGAYELPIIAERLAASGKYAAVITLGAVIQGDTDHHDYINHAVAQGIMDASQKNGIPVLFGVLTCRTMEQALDRAGGKAGNKGVEAALAAIETVNVLKQLS
- the nusB gene encoding transcription antitermination factor NusB; the encoded protein is MARRSKSRQVAVQMLYQVDLNPDTEVTEIKKMIAERISDQQLIDFAWSLYAGVMEHRQELDLKIQSVAANWRLNRMAATDRAVLRLGAYEIVKTETPRGVAIDEAIELAKKFGDAQSSQFVNGILDKIHSD
- a CDS encoding FHA domain-containing protein, whose amino-acid sequence is MLASAVEIPDLYEQSRKELDPGFDGVCLRPLWSTAGHGPITLFPGRYTVGSDESCDFTFPVAGVAGQHCLIVVGRKRAILKASSQLTWLNEGVITEGELKAGDRLVIGPIEFEVEVLHAEPAVSSQDDFSPPDIDELIRHAAEQPGSNQKDRREQLVQEMLTDVEGLLDVFFQKEKESHAQLTAMNTTLVNAQLELEQEFKLLELQRQEITEKQNEIVSERSQLVPIADATEKLQGLRKELETQAEELSQREVELLNQKASLAKQVEEVNAQKENLQASLERVQIAQQELKASAQQTQEESRLLESRTSDLALLEQEVQEQRNAVEKQQHELNDLAQHLESRSAEIQAGFDEISAQQETLKEKEQQLQIKESELQKSQEQLDEQAQSVSSRIADFDLQLETLREDQKTVQEQRTQFESEKELFQQRQASLEKELAARDDSCAAIVQELELKASQLEADLQDLNRREEKLDLQRQELQLEADLFEELSDEFIESQRELERKHDQLNQAREDFEKQRQLELNELAELKQQAATDRQLLDEQFSQLKNLKAEHEQVSQTLQADRLSLVQLEEGLQQREEELRNGHALLDEKTRAVEEQLSELQAHRDRLTDDEQELARQQAELTADLEAAAEKQNEFLKQNEILAEEQRSHQEHCEAVAALHEQSRSELDQREEHLRVAQKQLELLSLSIEEREVAADLLFDDLQAEKKGLAELAAELELREQEVQDQHGLLETQDFELKEQLEAQRAKLSEQENSLVQQREELKREFENLKEQVERLDEQKKQLETREEQLRSEEESLEKRSLEKQKEIEEQTKSLALEQQLLEEQTQQLKSQSSEYAQRQKEIEEEQGGLVLFEKVLKDRKQDFQGEQELLQSSSLELEEKTRQLQAAQSELAAKIEKFNLQKAELELEADILEERSSELNEKQNELISREEEFQNRCREFEQKQAEEQPKLQRLSRELSEERIRLDDLAARLESQQQEFQRQSTEFKLDQSVLSEFEAELEQREAELHAASIELKEQQSELASQTEKFNNERQEREAQLLAAEKDLEQRELRFETDQKQHQALLTEYEKLEAAHFELRDQEQVLLSQMAILKSSEEELRLSLSQAKREEAQELEDRQAQLNQQLEELRSLESELAERESQLKSQHQVERDQLESQVLELSSQLDRVIVERNELLEQGQQVAEQQRKYESESAELQELQQLLEEKLEYCESRIKETESTRQKLSGQFEELRERQQGFQQLELELEEEKASIEQERSSIEIARADFEQDVAEFEDLQERLLSDLNQSDSKQNDSTQDLDPQPQEVQGELQGIAKDGVDEDVDHKIDEKATDSVGDGVSGSVRDKISGNVVSDDAVISDNAEFNLNVELHNEVASEAVEGESSAETGDESAPIDGLRSELAEIFGIPLGGETPAEKSTAENSSTGITEEIELEVESESETPEILELAEAGLELPESLKEEATTQTDEKSEASNISESFVEESRTPDFSSDDVIQNYMKQLLARNSAEKSQPKTSEVLETPEQELSPSATQLKTQPVERTEGEASNSRNTNSREVRESAAIRANLDSFRELANLSARSAVAKSTLSRERTFIKIYAACAGIGWLCTSFLLMTEQWSSSEQGQATLLASMTGLGAIFATAKMFRSMVRARYFLALAPDNENDGDSLNDSDSDSDIDSDSDSDSDIHIDNIGSEVEIEAPLAES